The following proteins come from a genomic window of Pirellula staleyi DSM 6068:
- a CDS encoding amino acid aminotransferase: protein MFDLLPMAPPDSILGLGEAFKKDPNPKKINLSVGVYKDEQGQTPILASVKEAERRILESEKSKGYLSIEGLADYGREVQNLLFGADHEIAVAKRAVTAQTPGGTGSLRVAADFLRKHFANSTVWCSKPTWANHQAIFQAAGLAVGSYAYIDAAGQGLDFAAMMESLEKVPAGDVVLLHACCHNPTGIDPTPEQWKEIADLVDRRKLLPLVDFAYQGFGDGLTEDATGLRELARPGRELLVCSSFSKNFGLYSERVGALTVVAGSADAAERALSQVRISIRVNYSNPPQHGAAVVATVLGDPALRQQWEDELTAMRSRIKSMRTLFVATMKKLAPQKDFSFIERQRGMFSFSGLTNMQVDELRTKYAVYVVGNGGRINVAGMTPSNMAPMCEAIAAVL, encoded by the coding sequence ATGTTCGACCTCCTTCCGATGGCTCCCCCCGATTCGATTCTGGGGCTGGGCGAAGCGTTCAAAAAGGACCCTAATCCCAAGAAGATCAACCTCAGCGTTGGTGTCTACAAGGATGAGCAAGGGCAGACGCCAATTCTGGCGAGCGTGAAGGAAGCAGAACGCCGCATTCTCGAAAGCGAGAAGTCGAAGGGATATCTGTCGATCGAAGGTTTGGCCGATTACGGCCGCGAAGTGCAAAACCTGCTCTTCGGTGCCGATCATGAAATCGCTGTTGCCAAGCGGGCTGTTACGGCTCAAACGCCAGGTGGAACCGGCTCGCTGCGGGTCGCAGCCGACTTCCTGCGAAAGCATTTTGCCAACTCCACCGTCTGGTGCAGTAAGCCAACCTGGGCCAACCATCAGGCGATCTTTCAGGCTGCGGGACTCGCGGTCGGTTCGTACGCCTACATCGATGCGGCAGGGCAGGGGCTCGATTTCGCCGCGATGATGGAATCGCTCGAAAAAGTTCCCGCTGGCGATGTCGTTTTGCTCCATGCCTGCTGCCACAATCCGACCGGCATCGACCCCACGCCCGAGCAGTGGAAAGAAATTGCCGATCTCGTGGATCGCCGCAAATTGCTGCCGCTGGTGGACTTTGCCTACCAAGGTTTTGGCGATGGTTTGACCGAAGATGCCACCGGCCTGCGCGAGCTGGCTCGTCCTGGCCGCGAACTGCTGGTTTGTAGCTCGTTTTCAAAGAACTTCGGGCTTTACAGCGAGCGCGTAGGTGCCCTGACGGTGGTTGCTGGCAGCGCCGATGCAGCCGAAAGGGCTCTTAGTCAGGTGCGCATCAGCATTCGCGTGAACTACAGCAATCCACCGCAGCATGGTGCTGCTGTGGTAGCGACGGTTCTCGGCGATCCAGCACTTCGCCAGCAATGGGAAGACGAACTGACCGCCATGCGCAGCCGCATTAAATCGATGCGCACACTGTTCGTGGCGACCATGAAAAAGCTCGCCCCGCAGAAGGATTTCTCGTTCATCGAGCGTCAGCGCGGGATGTTCAGCTTCTCGGGCCTGACGAACATGCAGGTCGACGAGCTCCGCACCAAGTACGCCGTTTACGTGGTGGGCAATGGCGGCCGGATCAACGTCGCCGGTATGACCCCCTCGAACATGGCACCGATGTGCGAAGCGATCGCAGCTGTGCTGTAG
- a CDS encoding alpha/beta fold hydrolase — protein sequence MNSPTHGTGDPSTGLGELDISRDLVIVVHGLGANRLVMTPLCSRLSKHVGRVINWGYSSLWRPVERPASELVALLHTLKPADYPHVHLVTHSMGGIVARLAIREFRPENLGRFVMTAPPNGGSHVATRMASILGRVVPPVLQLRDAADSFVRSLPPPEGVEVGIIAAHRDALIARGNTQFPCEVNCEHIELPGRHSSLVWRPETAAAVVRFLKAGRFFPEQNGSLDSGVRA from the coding sequence GTGAACAGCCCAACGCACGGCACTGGCGACCCCTCAACAGGTCTCGGCGAGCTCGATATCAGCCGCGATCTGGTGATCGTCGTCCATGGGCTGGGTGCGAATCGGCTGGTGATGACTCCACTCTGCTCGCGGCTGTCGAAGCATGTCGGCCGGGTGATCAACTGGGGCTATTCGAGCCTGTGGCGTCCGGTCGAGCGTCCTGCCAGTGAACTTGTCGCGCTGTTGCATACGCTCAAGCCAGCCGACTATCCGCACGTCCATTTGGTCACGCACAGCATGGGTGGCATTGTCGCACGGCTGGCGATTCGCGAGTTTCGGCCCGAAAATCTCGGCCGATTCGTGATGACCGCTCCACCCAACGGTGGTTCGCATGTGGCGACACGGATGGCATCGATCCTGGGCCGCGTTGTTCCGCCGGTATTGCAGCTGCGCGACGCAGCCGACAGTTTTGTGCGCTCGCTTCCGCCGCCCGAAGGTGTCGAGGTGGGCATCATCGCCGCGCATCGCGATGCCCTGATTGCCCGCGGAAACACGCAGTTTCCGTGCGAGGTCAATTGCGAGCATATCGAACTTCCGGGCCGGCATTCTTCGCTCGTTTGGCGTCCAGAAACAGCCGCCGCTGTGGTGCGATTCCTGAAGGCGGGCCGGTTTTTCCCCGAGCAAAATGGGTCGCTCGATAGTGGCGTGCGTGCTTAA
- the groL gene encoding chaperonin GroEL (60 kDa chaperone family; promotes refolding of misfolded polypeptides especially under stressful conditions; forms two stacked rings of heptamers to form a barrel-shaped 14mer; ends can be capped by GroES; misfolded proteins enter the barrel where they are refolded when GroES binds): MAKQMVFQDDARQPLLAGVSKLARAVRSTLGPRGRNAVLDKGWGSPKVTKDGVTVAEDIELDDPYENLGAQLVKEAASKTNTVAGDGTTTATVLAEAIFREGLKMIAAGYDPMALSRGISAAVEAVQNEINSIATPISEKNKKELQQIATIAGNNDPSIGTVLADAFLKVGKDGVITIEEGRGNETTVDVVEGMQFDRGYLSPHFVTNQDDVSVEFENAYILLFEEKISTNKKLIPLLEAISKANKPLLIIAEDVEGEALATLVVNKMRGILQVCAVKAPGYGDRRKAIMGDIAVLTKGQAIFKDLGIELESVKLSDLGRAKKIKITSEATTIVGGAGSKDEINGRAEQIRREIGNTDSEYDREKLQERLAKLAGGVAQVSCGAATETEMKERKWLLEDAKNAVQAALESGIVPGGGVALIRAEKALDKLKLTGDEKAGVDIIRNILDQPLRAIANNAGLDGAVVVNRVRQLKGKTEGYNADTNEYGDMLKFGVIDPAKVVCTALQNAASVASLLLTTEALITDIPKVGGDDDHGDHHDHGMGGGMGGMGGMPGMGGMGGMGGMM; encoded by the coding sequence GTGGCAAAGCAAATGGTCTTTCAGGACGACGCCCGTCAGCCTCTGCTGGCTGGTGTTTCAAAGCTCGCTCGTGCAGTTCGTAGCACGCTCGGCCCACGCGGTCGTAATGCGGTGCTCGACAAAGGTTGGGGCTCGCCCAAAGTGACCAAGGACGGCGTGACCGTCGCTGAAGACATCGAACTCGACGACCCCTACGAAAACCTTGGCGCTCAGCTCGTCAAGGAAGCTGCCAGCAAGACCAACACGGTTGCTGGCGACGGCACCACCACCGCCACCGTCCTCGCCGAAGCAATCTTCCGCGAAGGGCTCAAGATGATTGCCGCCGGATACGATCCGATGGCTCTCTCGCGTGGCATTTCGGCAGCTGTCGAAGCTGTTCAAAACGAAATCAATTCCATCGCGACCCCCATCAGCGAGAAGAACAAGAAGGAACTGCAGCAGATCGCTACGATCGCTGGCAACAACGATCCTTCGATCGGCACCGTTCTGGCCGATGCGTTCCTCAAGGTGGGTAAAGATGGTGTGATCACGATCGAAGAAGGTCGTGGCAACGAAACCACCGTCGATGTTGTCGAAGGTATGCAGTTCGATCGCGGCTATCTCTCCCCCCACTTCGTCACCAACCAAGACGATGTGAGTGTCGAATTCGAGAATGCCTACATCCTGCTGTTCGAAGAAAAAATCTCGACCAACAAGAAGCTCATCCCGCTTCTCGAAGCGATCAGCAAGGCCAACAAGCCGCTCTTGATCATCGCCGAAGATGTCGAAGGCGAAGCCCTCGCAACGCTCGTCGTCAACAAGATGCGTGGCATTCTCCAGGTTTGTGCCGTCAAGGCTCCTGGCTACGGCGATCGTCGCAAGGCGATCATGGGCGACATCGCTGTCCTCACCAAGGGTCAGGCGATCTTCAAGGATCTTGGCATCGAACTCGAAAGCGTCAAGCTTTCGGATCTCGGCCGCGCTAAGAAAATCAAGATCACCTCGGAAGCAACCACCATCGTGGGCGGTGCTGGTTCGAAGGACGAAATCAACGGTCGTGCGGAGCAGATCCGTCGCGAAATCGGCAACACCGATAGCGAATACGATCGCGAGAAGCTCCAAGAACGTCTCGCCAAGCTCGCTGGTGGTGTGGCTCAAGTGAGCTGCGGTGCTGCGACCGAAACCGAGATGAAAGAACGAAAGTGGCTCCTCGAAGATGCCAAGAACGCTGTGCAAGCAGCGCTCGAAAGCGGCATCGTTCCTGGTGGCGGCGTCGCTCTGATCCGCGCCGAAAAAGCACTCGATAAACTGAAGCTCACCGGCGACGAGAAGGCTGGCGTCGACATCATCCGCAACATTCTCGATCAGCCTCTCCGAGCCATCGCCAACAACGCTGGCCTCGACGGCGCTGTGGTGGTCAATCGCGTCCGTCAGCTGAAGGGTAAGACCGAAGGCTACAACGCTGACACCAACGAATACGGCGACATGCTGAAGTTCGGTGTCATCGACCCAGCCAAGGTGGTTTGCACCGCTTTGCAGAACGCAGCCAGCGTGGCTTCGCTGCTCCTCACCACCGAAGCCCTCATCACCGACATTCCTAAGGTGGGTGGCGACGACGACCACGGCGATCATCACGATCACGGAATGGGCGGCGGCATGGGTGGCATGGGCGGCATGCCTGGTATGGGCGGCATGGGTGGCATGGGCGGCATGATGTAA
- the groES gene encoding co-chaperone GroES: MAKIKIRPLDDRVVVQPVESEDRTAGGIVLPDSAKEKPQRGTVLAVGPGKLLENGQRGELSVSVGDQVIYGKYGGTDIEVNGDDVKILRESDILAKVVE, from the coding sequence ATGGCCAAGATCAAGATTCGTCCCCTCGATGACCGTGTCGTAGTTCAACCTGTGGAATCGGAAGATCGTACCGCTGGCGGTATCGTGCTTCCCGATTCGGCCAAGGAAAAGCCACAACGGGGAACTGTCCTCGCTGTGGGACCTGGCAAGTTGCTCGAGAACGGTCAGCGCGGTGAGTTGTCGGTCAGCGTCGGCGATCAAGTGATCTACGGCAAGTACGGCGGAACCGACATCGAAGTGAACGGCGACGATGTGAAGATCCTTCGCGAAAGCGATATCCTCGCCAAAGTGGTCGAATAG
- the groL gene encoding chaperonin GroEL (60 kDa chaperone family; promotes refolding of misfolded polypeptides especially under stressful conditions; forms two stacked rings of heptamers to form a barrel-shaped 14mer; ends can be capped by GroES; misfolded proteins enter the barrel where they are refolded when GroES binds) yields the protein MPKQILFDDHARAKMLAGVEKLADAVAVTMGPTGKNVIIDKSFGGPTVTKDGVTVAKEIELEDRFENMGAKLVVEVAQKTSDLAGDGTTTATVLARAIFKEGLRNVSAGNNPTAVRRGIDKAVEAATKKLLDMAKPVTSKEEVANVGAISANNDRTIGDLLAEALHRVGKDGVITVEEGKSTDTKVEYVDGMQFDKGFISPYFINRQATMDVMMDDALILIHEKKISNIRDIVPILEKVSQSGKPLLIIAEDVDAEALTLLVVNKLRGVLNVCAVKAPGFGDRRKAMLGDIAVLTGGTLISDDLGLQLENLTLEHLGRAKKVTADKNNTTIVEGAGKRADIEKRIQQINNLISQTESEYDKEKFQERLAKLSGGVAVISVGAETEADMKQKKARVEDALHATRAAVEEGILPGGGVALLRCTETVEKVRDSLKGGERIGAEIVLGALSAPLITIVSNGGRDGSVVADEVLQKPLNMGYDANAGEYVDMFKAGVIDPVKVVRTALGNAASIAALLLTTEALVTNFDKDDKNKRSAEGVVR from the coding sequence GTGCCAAAACAAATTCTATTCGACGATCATGCCCGTGCAAAAATGCTCGCGGGTGTTGAAAAGCTGGCCGATGCCGTCGCTGTAACGATGGGCCCGACCGGTAAGAACGTCATCATCGACAAGTCGTTCGGCGGCCCCACTGTGACCAAAGACGGTGTGACGGTAGCCAAGGAAATCGAACTCGAAGACCGCTTCGAAAACATGGGCGCAAAGCTCGTGGTCGAAGTCGCTCAAAAGACCTCGGACCTCGCTGGCGACGGCACCACCACCGCCACCGTGCTGGCCCGGGCGATCTTCAAAGAAGGTCTGCGTAACGTGTCGGCTGGTAACAATCCAACCGCTGTTCGCCGTGGTATCGACAAAGCTGTCGAAGCTGCCACCAAGAAGCTGCTGGACATGGCCAAGCCTGTCACCAGCAAAGAAGAAGTGGCCAACGTCGGCGCTATCTCGGCCAACAACGACCGCACCATCGGCGACCTGCTCGCCGAAGCGCTGCACCGCGTTGGCAAAGATGGTGTGATCACCGTCGAAGAAGGCAAGTCGACCGATACCAAAGTCGAATACGTCGATGGTATGCAGTTCGACAAGGGATTCATCTCCCCCTACTTCATCAACCGTCAAGCCACGATGGACGTGATGATGGATGATGCCCTGATCCTCATCCACGAGAAGAAGATCAGCAACATTCGCGACATCGTGCCGATCCTCGAGAAGGTGAGCCAGTCGGGCAAGCCTCTCCTGATCATCGCCGAAGATGTCGACGCTGAAGCCCTCACGCTGCTGGTGGTGAACAAGCTTCGCGGTGTGCTGAATGTTTGTGCCGTGAAGGCTCCCGGTTTCGGCGACCGCCGCAAGGCGATGCTCGGCGATATCGCGGTTCTGACCGGTGGCACGCTCATCAGCGACGATCTCGGTTTGCAACTCGAGAACCTGACGCTCGAGCACCTCGGCCGCGCCAAGAAGGTGACTGCCGACAAGAACAACACCACGATTGTGGAAGGTGCCGGCAAGCGTGCCGACATCGAAAAGCGTATTCAGCAGATCAACAACCTGATCTCGCAAACCGAAAGCGAATACGACAAAGAGAAGTTCCAAGAACGTCTCGCCAAGCTTTCAGGCGGCGTGGCTGTCATCTCGGTCGGTGCTGAAACCGAAGCCGATATGAAGCAGAAGAAAGCTCGCGTCGAAGACGCGCTGCATGCCACTCGCGCTGCTGTGGAAGAAGGCATTCTTCCAGGTGGTGGCGTGGCTCTGCTCCGCTGCACCGAAACGGTCGAGAAGGTTCGCGACTCCCTCAAGGGTGGCGAGCGCATCGGTGCCGAGATTGTTCTCGGTGCTCTCTCGGCTCCTCTGATCACCATCGTCAGCAACGGCGGTCGTGATGGCTCGGTGGTAGCCGACGAAGTCCTTCAGAAGCCGCTCAACATGGGCTACGACGCCAACGCTGGCGAGTATGTCGACATGTTCAAAGCAGGCGTGATCGATCCCGTTAAAGTGGTTCGCACCGCACTCGGCAATGCTGCCAGCATCGCCGCTCTGCTGCTCACCACCGAAGCGCTCGTCACGAACTTCGACAAGGACGACAAGAACAAGCGTTCGGCCGAAGGCGTGGTACGCTAG
- the dnaJ gene encoding molecular chaperone DnaJ has product MATKRDYYEVLGVSREASAKEISAAYRKLAVKYHPDANPGDENAVVMFKEAAEAYEILSDEEKRERYNRYGHAAAEQMGQQFHDVEDIFEAFGGIFGDLFGGGGRRGGKRQRRGQNIRVDVTLDLEEAARGVKRTVEFPRSKSCETCSGSGSRPGAQKATCRRCNGHGQVVQSMGFVRVQTTCPGCNGSGSMITDPCESCRGGGYVQKMEQLEVSIPAGIDDGMQVRLSGHGEPSPDGGPPGDVYCFVSVRKHQLFQRDGVHLILQMPITFSQAALGATIEVPTLDGPHDLKVSAGTQSGEVFRIRGRGVADPRGGGVGDLLVQTHIEVPKKLNARQKELLRELAELEHANVSPQRKSFLERLRDYFAPVETKPAASEEKQSS; this is encoded by the coding sequence ATGGCAACCAAACGCGACTACTACGAAGTCCTAGGCGTTTCGCGCGAGGCGAGTGCGAAAGAGATCTCCGCTGCTTATCGCAAACTGGCGGTGAAGTATCACCCCGATGCGAATCCGGGGGACGAGAACGCCGTCGTCATGTTCAAGGAAGCGGCAGAAGCGTACGAGATTCTCTCCGACGAAGAGAAACGCGAACGTTACAACCGCTATGGCCACGCTGCTGCCGAGCAAATGGGGCAGCAGTTCCACGACGTCGAAGATATCTTCGAAGCGTTCGGGGGAATTTTTGGCGACCTGTTTGGTGGTGGCGGCAGGCGGGGTGGAAAGCGTCAGCGTCGCGGACAAAACATTCGTGTCGATGTCACCCTCGATCTCGAAGAAGCTGCTCGCGGCGTGAAGCGAACCGTCGAGTTTCCACGCAGTAAATCGTGCGAAACTTGCAGCGGCAGCGGCAGCCGACCTGGCGCGCAGAAAGCAACCTGTCGGCGCTGCAATGGCCATGGCCAGGTGGTGCAATCGATGGGCTTTGTGCGTGTTCAAACGACATGCCCCGGCTGCAACGGCAGCGGTTCGATGATCACCGACCCGTGCGAATCGTGTCGCGGCGGTGGCTACGTGCAGAAGATGGAACAGCTGGAAGTGAGCATTCCAGCAGGCATCGACGATGGGATGCAAGTTCGGCTCTCGGGGCATGGTGAACCGAGTCCCGATGGTGGGCCGCCCGGCGATGTCTATTGCTTCGTTTCCGTGCGTAAGCATCAGCTGTTTCAGCGTGATGGGGTGCATCTGATCCTGCAAATGCCGATCACGTTTAGTCAGGCAGCGCTCGGCGCGACGATCGAAGTTCCAACGCTCGACGGTCCGCACGATCTGAAGGTTTCAGCCGGCACACAATCGGGAGAAGTCTTCCGCATTCGTGGTCGTGGCGTTGCCGACCCGCGTGGTGGAGGTGTCGGGGATTTACTGGTTCAAACCCACATCGAAGTGCCGAAGAAACTCAACGCCCGTCAAAAAGAATTGCTCCGCGAACTTGCGGAACTCGAACACGCTAATGTTTCGCCGCAGCGTAAATCGTTTCTCGAGCGGCTGCGCGATTATTTCGCCCCCGTCGAGACCAAACCTGCGGCCAGTGAGGAGAAACAATCATCATGA
- the grpE gene encoding nucleotide exchange factor GrpE, translating to MTIDPTSDPSADATEAAIGETAFQQQLAKLEAEVKEANERVLRGQAELENYRKRSRRELEDDRKYAALPLARDLLSVIDNLQRALDAAAKAESSGDLLLGVKMVLGQLQGILAQHQCVPIETVGQAFDPNFHQAIAQEPSDEHAAGVVTRAAQVGYKLHDRVIRPAQVFVSTGPASA from the coding sequence ATGACGATCGACCCAACTTCCGATCCATCCGCCGATGCTACCGAAGCAGCGATTGGTGAAACGGCTTTTCAGCAGCAATTGGCAAAACTCGAAGCCGAGGTCAAAGAGGCCAACGAGCGCGTGCTCCGTGGTCAGGCCGAGCTTGAGAACTATCGCAAGCGCTCGCGCCGGGAACTCGAAGACGATCGCAAGTACGCCGCCCTCCCTTTAGCGCGCGATCTGCTGAGCGTGATCGACAACTTGCAGCGTGCCCTCGATGCCGCCGCGAAGGCCGAATCGAGTGGCGATTTGCTCCTCGGTGTGAAGATGGTGCTCGGTCAACTGCAGGGAATATTGGCCCAGCATCAGTGCGTGCCGATCGAAACGGTCGGCCAGGCATTTGACCCCAACTTCCATCAGGCGATTGCTCAAGAGCCGAGCGACGAACATGCCGCAGGTGTGGTCACGCGCGCCGCTCAGGTGGGCTATAAACTCCACGACCGCGTGATTCGTCCTGCCCAAGTCTTTGTGTCGACCGGACCTGCCTCGGCCTAA
- a CDS encoding zinc ribbon domain-containing protein has translation MPTYDYECSACGHKFEEFQSISAELLTKCPKCKKKKLVRLFGAGAAVMFKGSGFYTTDYRSESYKSAAASDKSSASSSESSSSSSEAKPAPKAESKPAKTESAPKSSGKKGDK, from the coding sequence ATGCCCACCTACGACTACGAGTGCAGTGCTTGCGGACACAAGTTCGAAGAGTTTCAGTCGATCTCGGCGGAACTGCTGACCAAGTGTCCCAAGTGCAAAAAGAAGAAGCTCGTTCGGCTGTTTGGTGCCGGCGCAGCGGTGATGTTCAAAGGCTCGGGCTTTTACACCACCGACTACCGCAGTGAGTCGTACAAGTCGGCTGCTGCCTCCGATAAGTCGAGTGCCAGCTCGAGCGAATCATCCTCCTCGTCGAGCGAAGCCAAGCCAGCCCCCAAAGCAGAGAGCAAGCCTGCCAAAACCGAATCGGCGCCAAAATCGAGCGGCAAAAAGGGTGATAAGTAA
- a CDS encoding DNA gyrase inhibitor YacG, with translation MPLIRCPICEKRFDQATTQAMPFCSERCRKIDLGRWLNEGYSVPVERIDDDEESEIAEGFGPRRAADDDDE, from the coding sequence ATGCCCCTCATCCGCTGCCCCATTTGCGAAAAACGGTTCGATCAAGCAACCACCCAGGCAATGCCGTTTTGCAGCGAGCGTTGTCGAAAGATCGATCTTGGACGCTGGCTGAATGAAGGGTACAGCGTTCCCGTGGAGCGAATCGACGACGACGAAGAGAGCGAAATCGCTGAAGGTTTCGGCCCCCGTCGCGCCGCTGACGACGATGACGAATAG
- a CDS encoding serine/threonine-protein kinase, with protein MLTTTRQDINVTLTQGGLESPRAPNELVDRYNEIVEEKRLAWTSHMRLQRRLGSGGQGVVYLTELRGTDDFTLPAALKIFSPERFDDVASYDEAMQRMAMALARLAQLQHDNLLYVYNFVDRMRIRMLVMEWIDGYDLQRLVTQKMLDRMRTSVSARRWEYINRVIVTAGPVQPRLKAGVAVAIVRDCLNGLAALHRHGMVHGDIKPSNIMMKRTGIAKIVDFGSAFEIRNPPRSRNCTLAYAAPEVLENRECTPRSDLCSLGYVLIELLAGRPLFTGNQDARALLESKRSLPQRLHEVLPEDVIRCDLLLSFCRGMIAPDPLRRFPSAEAAELLKEGAAAFHRQLVMGDLASEYNNEIRQWLEELKELDESNTDPSGQASHSA; from the coding sequence GTGCTCACCACAACACGTCAAGACATTAATGTCACGCTCACGCAGGGGGGACTGGAGTCTCCTCGTGCACCCAATGAACTTGTCGACCGCTATAACGAAATCGTCGAGGAAAAGCGGCTCGCGTGGACGTCGCACATGCGACTTCAGCGGCGTCTCGGATCGGGTGGTCAGGGAGTGGTCTATCTGACCGAACTCCGCGGCACCGATGATTTTACGCTCCCCGCAGCGCTCAAGATTTTCTCTCCCGAACGGTTCGACGACGTCGCTAGCTACGACGAAGCGATGCAGCGGATGGCGATGGCCTTGGCCCGCCTGGCTCAGCTGCAGCACGACAACCTGCTGTACGTCTACAACTTTGTCGACCGGATGCGGATTCGCATGTTGGTGATGGAGTGGATCGACGGCTATGACCTGCAGCGGCTGGTGACGCAAAAGATGCTCGACCGGATGCGGACGAGTGTCAGCGCTCGCCGCTGGGAATACATCAACCGCGTGATTGTGACCGCCGGACCGGTTCAGCCTCGCTTGAAAGCAGGCGTTGCGGTAGCCATTGTGCGCGACTGCCTCAACGGCCTGGCCGCCCTGCATCGCCACGGCATGGTGCACGGCGATATCAAGCCGTCGAACATCATGATGAAGCGCACCGGCATCGCGAAGATTGTCGACTTCGGATCGGCGTTCGAGATTCGCAATCCACCGCGCTCGCGCAACTGCACGCTCGCTTATGCCGCCCCCGAAGTGCTCGAAAATCGGGAGTGCACCCCGCGCAGCGATCTCTGTTCGCTCGGCTACGTGCTGATCGAACTCCTCGCTGGTCGCCCACTGTTTACCGGCAATCAAGATGCACGCGCGCTACTGGAATCCAAACGCTCGCTTCCGCAGCGTCTGCACGAAGTCTTGCCCGAGGATGTGATTCGCTGCGATCTGCTGCTGAGCTTCTGCCGCGGCATGATCGCCCCCGATCCGCTCCGCCGATTCCCGAGCGCCGAGGCGGCTGAACTTCTAAAAGAAGGGGCTGCCGCCTTCCATCGCCAACTGGTGATGGGTGATCTCGCCAGCGAATACAACAACGAGATTCGCCAGTGGCTTGAAGAACTCAAAGAGCTCGATGAGTCGAACACCGACCCATCGGGACAAGCGAGCCACTCGGCTTAG